Genomic segment of Bacteroidota bacterium:
CCGATGCATAGGTTTCAAGGCAGCCTCTTCGTCCACAGCCGCATTTTCGTCCATTGGGTGTTACAATTACATGTCCGATTTCTCCTGCAAATCCATCATGACCATAAAGCACATTCCCATTTACGACAATGCCACTCCCGAGTCCGGTTCCCAATGTTATAACGATAAAGTCTTTTAATCGTTTTGCCCCACCATACATCATTTCTCCCATAGCAGCAGCATTGGCATCATTGGTTAAAACCACAGGAAGTCTACTGAGTTTTTTGAATTCTTTAGCTACCGGAATAATGCCCTTCCAACTTAGGTTTGGAGCAAATTCGATGGTTCCATTGTAAAAATTGCCGTTTGGAGCACCTATTCCGATCCCTTTAATATCAATTTTGGTTTTGATTGTTGCAGCCACTTTTTCAATTGATTCCCAAAGTGCTTTAATGAAATCATGGAATTCCAAAAATTCTGCAGTCCGAACACTGCCTTCTGCAAGACATTTGCCTCTTTTATCAATAAATCCAAATACTGTATTGGTACCTCCAATATCAATTCCTATGGCAATTTCTTTGGTTTTCATAGCCGCAGACATATCTAATTTTATCCAAATTTACTGGAATATTATTTAGAATTTATCGGATACTAGTACTTTATCAGTTTAGCCGTTTCAACATGCATGTTGTCGATTAGCTTTAAGAAATATATGCCTGATGGATAATTGCCAATATCGATGATAGCCATTTGATTTTTTGTACTGTTTGAAAGAAGCAATTTTCCAGACTGATCATATACAAAAACATCGAGTTTTGAAGCATTTTGAGAAATGATGTTAAATACAGCTTTGGATGGATTTGGGAAAATCTGGTAGCTTATTGCTTTATTGTCTTCAGAAAATTCTGGTTGGCTTAGCACTCCCCCATATTCAAAAGAACCTATATCCGTTTGTCCAATTCTTGTAGCACCTCTTTGGTCTTTTTCTGGTGCATTCAGGTTGGTGCCTGCATCAATTGCCGGACTGCCATCTAATAAGCTGTAATAGGAAGGCTCAAAAGGAATATCGCTTAGATGATCAAACTGCGGATCTGTTCCATTTAGATTACTATCGCCTTCTACAGCAATACTACTATCTGAAAGAATGGTGTATTTTCGATAGATTAGGTTTTTGCCCCCATCACTAAAGTCAAAATAGTTATCAGAAGTGCCATTTGCAATGATACAATTGGACATGTAAAACTCATTTAAAGTACTATCGTTATAGGTATATGATTGTATTCCTTTTCCACAGGCAGCCTCATTCTCTGCAATAGTGCAATTGAATAAAATAACAGAACTTCTTCCGGCTGTAGATATTAATCCTATTCCTCCACCGCAGCCACTAATTGTATCTTGCTGATAAGCTTTGTTTCTAAAAATCGTCACATTTACAAAACTGTTAACATGATTCCCATTGGAGTTTCCAATAAATATGCCCATGCCATTGAGAAGCTTTGTCTTACTTGTTAGTTTATTGTTGCCTATGGATGAGTTAACAATTAAGGAGTTAGCGTTTTCTATTTGAATACCACCTCCTTCTTCATCGGCTTCATTATTTTCAATTCTACAATTATTGATGTTTAGAATTTCACCTATGTGATTAATACCACCTCCTCTTTCAGTTGCTGAATTAAATTCTATTGCTGTTTTGTAAAGGCTGAGTGTTGCACCAATCCCATTTCGGATGGCTCCTCCATAAGTCCCCTGACATCCATAAATAGAACAATTATTCAGGTTCAATATTCCTAGATTTTCAATAGCTCCACCAGATGCATCAACATGTCCAAATCTCAAAGAGAGGGTTTTTATAGTAACCGTATTTCCAGCCAATATGGTAAATATTCTTCTGTCTGCTACCAATCCTTCCTGAGTTGCTTCAATATAAGTCGACTCTTTTCCTTGACCTTGAATGCATATATCCATATTAAGCACAATACCATTTTGTGGAATCCCATCTTTAGAAATCACACCATACACATTCAATGTATCGCCTGGCATTGCTATCGCTAAAGCAGAGGTAATGGTTGGATAGGTGGTTCCTTTTTCAACGTGAATTATTGTGGCTTGTGTATATAAGGTGATACTGAAAACCAATATAACAGATGCAATGACTTTCTTCATAATTGACAGGTTTAATCGAAAAGAATTATGAGTAAAGATAAAGAAAATGAGAATTCTGTGAAATGGAGTTAATAAGCAGAAATTATTTAAGCTCAATATGTTCGTAATATTTATTGAAAATGATTTTGAACCATTCGGTGTAGAGACCAGGATTGTTGGTTATGTCCTTTTTAACATCTTCAGCCTTCATCCATTTGTAATTACAGGCTTCTTCAGGATTTAATTCTGGCTCATCGTTAGAATGGCCTATAAAAACATGATCGAGTTCATGTTCAGTAAGTCCTTGCCCAACATCAGCTTTGTAAACAAACCAAAAGGCTTCTTCAATTTCTGTTGTCAGGCCAATTTCTTCTGGCATGCGCCTTAGTGCAGCTTCTTTATAGGTTTCTCC
This window contains:
- a CDS encoding T9SS type A sorting domain-containing protein — its product is MKKVIASVILVFSITLYTQATIIHVEKGTTYPTITSALAIAMPGDTLNVYGVISKDGIPQNGIVLNMDICIQGQGKESTYIEATQEGLVADRRIFTILAGNTVTIKTLSLRFGHVDASGGAIENLGILNLNNCSIYGCQGTYGGAIRNGIGATLSLYKTAIEFNSATERGGGINHIGEILNINNCRIENNEADEEGGGIQIENANSLIVNSSIGNNKLTSKTKLLNGMGIFIGNSNGNHVNSFVNVTIFRNKAYQQDTISGCGGGIGLISTAGRSSVILFNCTIAENEAACGKGIQSYTYNDSTLNEFYMSNCIIANGTSDNYFDFSDGGKNLIYRKYTILSDSSIAVEGDSNLNGTDPQFDHLSDIPFEPSYYSLLDGSPAIDAGTNLNAPEKDQRGATRIGQTDIGSFEYGGVLSQPEFSEDNKAISYQIFPNPSKAVFNIISQNASKLDVFVYDQSGKLLLSNSTKNQMAIIDIGNYPSGIYFLKLIDNMHVETAKLIKY
- a CDS encoding ROK family protein produces the protein MKTKEIAIGIDIGGTNTVFGFIDKRGKCLAEGSVRTAEFLEFHDFIKALWESIEKVAATIKTKIDIKGIGIGAPNGNFYNGTIEFAPNLSWKGIIPVAKEFKKLSRLPVVLTNDANAAAMGEMMYGGAKRLKDFIVITLGTGLGSGIVVNGNVLYGHDGFAGEIGHVIVTPNGRKCGCGRRGCLETYASATGIKRTVLKLLSESGEDSMLNGHTIKSLSAKMIDEAAFKGDPIAIEAFDYTGKVLGEALANSIAYTSPKAIFLFGGLAQAGKLIFKPTKKHMEKSLLNIYKKKVKLLPSSLKGAHAAVLGASALVWKELL
- the idi gene encoding isopentenyl-diphosphate Delta-isomerase: MAEEKVVLVNEQDEVMGLMNKMEAHEKAVLHRAFSVFIFNNKGETLLQQRATSKYHSPLLWTNACCSHPREGETYKEAALRRMPEEIGLTTEIEEAFWFVYKADVGQGLTEHELDHVFIGHSNDEPELNPEEACNYKWMKAEDVKKDITNNPGLYTEWFKIIFNKYYEHIELK